A portion of the Pseudomonadota bacterium genome contains these proteins:
- a CDS encoding mandelate racemase/muconate lactonizing enzyme family protein, with protein MKITDIKTYLVEAHRRNWVFIEVETDEGITGVGEATIEPFERTMVTLVEDYKRTVIGKDPRAIEYLWENRYRGQFLRSDLLVNVALSAIEIACWDIKGKALGVPCYELFGGPVRDTVPAYGNYWFMKTRMGKTSVGEYAESAARAVENGFRALKWSPFGYAAHSMTPEQEHITVECVRQVREAVGPDVWLMVDAHGRFDLPQARRLAKRFEEHDLYFFEEPLPPENLDAFVELKRTTTTPIATGERYVARHQFREVLEKYACDYIQPDAIYTGGMNELRKIAMMAETYYCPVVPHNCNGPVCTAASIHAAACMPNFRILEYIAVPEREDVLIEPLIMKDGAFALPTKPGLGVELNKDVFDQYVYQPRDLDHFTPAREIVL; from the coding sequence ATGAAGATCACCGACATCAAAACCTATCTGGTTGAGGCTCACCGACGGAACTGGGTCTTTATCGAGGTTGAAACGGATGAGGGCATCACCGGCGTCGGTGAGGCGACCATCGAGCCCTTTGAGCGCACAATGGTCACGCTCGTCGAAGACTACAAACGAACGGTCATCGGCAAGGATCCCCGTGCGATCGAGTACTTGTGGGAGAACCGGTATCGCGGCCAGTTCCTCCGCTCGGACCTGTTGGTCAATGTCGCGCTCAGTGCTATCGAGATCGCGTGCTGGGACATCAAGGGCAAGGCTCTCGGCGTGCCCTGCTACGAGCTTTTCGGCGGGCCAGTACGCGACACGGTGCCGGCCTATGGCAACTACTGGTTCATGAAGACCAGAATGGGCAAGACCAGCGTCGGCGAGTACGCCGAAAGCGCGGCGCGCGCGGTGGAGAACGGGTTTCGCGCCTTGAAGTGGAGTCCATTCGGCTACGCCGCCCATTCCATGACGCCGGAACAGGAACACATCACCGTCGAGTGTGTTCGCCAGGTTCGCGAAGCCGTGGGCCCGGATGTCTGGCTGATGGTCGACGCGCACGGCCGGTTCGACTTGCCCCAGGCGCGACGTCTGGCAAAGCGCTTCGAAGAGCACGATCTCTATTTCTTCGAGGAACCGCTGCCACCGGAAAACCTCGACGCCTTTGTCGAGCTCAAACGCACGACGACCACGCCGATCGCAACCGGCGAGCGCTATGTCGCGCGCCATCAGTTTCGCGAAGTGTTGGAAAAGTACGCGTGCGACTACATTCAACCGGACGCGATCTATACCGGTGGGATGAACGAGTTACGCAAGATCGCGATGATGGCTGAGACATATTACTGCCCGGTGGTGCCGCATAACTGCAATGGACCGGTGTGCACCGCTGCCTCGATTCACGCGGCTGCGTGCATGCCCAACTTCCGGATCCTTGAGTACATCGCCGTGCCGGAGCGCGAGGACGTGCTGATCGAACCGCTGATCATGAAGGACGGCGCCTTTGCCCTGCCGACCAAGCCGGGGCTCGGCGTCGAGCTGAACAAGGATGTGTTCGATCAGTACGTCTACCAGCCTCGGGATCTCGATCACTTCACACCGGCACGCGAGATCGTGCTGTAG
- a CDS encoding Ldh family oxidoreductase — translation MNDIPTKLELRGGRVDVDAREATAVIVDIFDRLGCSPDTSQAIAEHLVDANLCGMESHGVMRVMQYAERMRDGTMKINVRPEVRTTQTGVTVVDGGMGSGIPAMGLAYETATALAEESGMAAVSVLNTGHTGRHGAFADDAATKGFLTICTGGGNHRVHGMVAPHGGARGMLPTNPWCIGIPGGDQGPVVMDFATGRIAGGWIYAARSAGALLPEDCVIDRDGNPTRDPEDYFNGGAILPMGGHKGYALSLMAELIGEAMLGPSSPECNWFLLAIDTRKFRQPDALQAAAEEVLADLRTCPPAPGFDRVEIPGEREREQRRRSNGVIAVPEETWRQVLALSEELIQG, via the coding sequence ATGAACGACATCCCCACCAAACTGGAGCTGCGCGGTGGGCGTGTGGATGTGGACGCCCGGGAGGCAACAGCCGTCATCGTCGATATCTTCGACCGCCTGGGCTGTTCGCCTGACACCAGCCAAGCCATTGCGGAGCACCTGGTGGATGCCAACCTCTGCGGCATGGAAAGCCATGGTGTTATGCGGGTCATGCAATACGCCGAGCGCATGCGGGATGGCACCATGAAGATCAACGTCCGGCCTGAGGTGCGCACGACGCAGACCGGCGTGACGGTGGTGGACGGCGGCATGGGGAGCGGCATTCCGGCCATGGGCCTTGCTTACGAGACGGCCACCGCGCTGGCCGAGGAGAGTGGCATGGCTGCGGTGTCGGTGCTCAACACCGGCCACACGGGGCGTCATGGCGCCTTTGCAGACGACGCCGCCACCAAGGGTTTCCTCACCATTTGCACGGGCGGTGGCAACCACCGGGTCCACGGCATGGTCGCGCCCCACGGCGGCGCGCGCGGCATGCTGCCGACCAATCCCTGGTGCATCGGCATTCCGGGCGGTGATCAGGGGCCGGTCGTGATGGACTTTGCGACCGGAAGGATCGCCGGTGGCTGGATCTATGCGGCGCGATCCGCCGGCGCCTTGCTGCCCGAGGACTGCGTCATCGACCGCGACGGTAACCCGACGCGCGATCCGGAAGACTACTTCAATGGCGGCGCGATCCTGCCCATGGGCGGGCACAAGGGTTATGCGCTGTCGTTGATGGCCGAGCTGATCGGCGAGGCCATGTTGGGTCCGTCCTCGCCGGAGTGTAACTGGTTCCTGCTCGCCATCGACACACGCAAGTTCAGGCAGCCGGACGCGCTTCAGGCCGCCGCGGAGGAAGTCCTTGCCGACCTGCGGACCTGCCCGCCGGCGCCGGGCTTCGATAGGGTGGAGATACCCGGCGAACGGGAGCGCGAACAGCGGCGCCGGAGCAATGGCGTTATCGCCGTTCCGGAGGAAACCTGGCGACAGGTCCTCGCGCTTTCCGAGGAACTGATACAGGGGTAG
- a CDS encoding TauD/TfdA family dioxygenase: protein MGKIDSHPRTTIANACVADDRLVVAWADGHESRFHGIWLRHNCTCPICGTSETAMRALRIDAIPDDIMPQTVEIDDGGGLHIVWPGDGHISRYDAPWLRDNCYSETERSRRRWRPTYWGSEIATDRPQVDFKTARDDDVARLAFLENLRDYGFALVNDVPADPEATADIAALAGPLRVTNYGSVYDFRYTPTPLVYGDSEVGLNPHTDEPYRQAPPSITLFHFVKAAARGGESILVDTFRVGQALRDQDPEAFDLLAHQRVTFHRRLEKQDRDFRMQAPVYSLDDQGEIAGFRLLDRAVGPLHIDDALMVPYYRALKKLLVMLFDEANQLRIPVATGQALFFNNQRVQHGRTAFDVGSDRYMRTCHVELDEFYSSLRTLSARLGTDGVNMVLPAGALV, encoded by the coding sequence ATGGGTAAGATTGACAGTCACCCCCGTACAACGATTGCCAACGCCTGTGTAGCCGACGACCGGTTGGTCGTTGCCTGGGCCGATGGGCACGAGAGCCGGTTTCACGGCATTTGGCTGCGCCATAACTGCACATGTCCAATCTGCGGCACCTCGGAGACAGCGATGCGGGCACTGCGCATCGACGCGATTCCCGATGACATCATGCCCCAGACGGTTGAGATCGACGACGGCGGCGGCCTTCACATCGTCTGGCCAGGCGACGGACATATCAGCCGCTATGACGCCCCATGGCTGCGCGACAACTGCTATTCCGAGACCGAACGGTCGCGGCGGCGCTGGCGGCCGACCTATTGGGGCTCAGAGATCGCGACAGATCGGCCGCAGGTCGACTTCAAGACCGCGCGGGACGACGACGTCGCGCGTCTCGCATTCCTTGAGAATCTCCGCGACTATGGCTTTGCCTTGGTCAACGACGTGCCGGCCGATCCGGAAGCGACCGCAGACATCGCGGCGCTGGCCGGCCCGCTCCGGGTGACAAACTACGGCAGCGTCTATGACTTCCGCTACACGCCGACTCCGCTGGTCTATGGTGATTCAGAAGTCGGCCTTAATCCGCACACCGACGAACCCTATCGCCAGGCGCCGCCATCGATCACACTGTTCCATTTCGTGAAGGCAGCCGCGCGCGGTGGTGAATCGATCCTGGTCGACACCTTCCGCGTCGGTCAGGCGCTGCGTGACCAGGACCCCGAGGCGTTCGATCTGCTGGCGCATCAGCGCGTGACATTCCATCGCCGTCTCGAAAAACAGGATCGAGACTTCCGCATGCAGGCGCCGGTGTACAGCCTGGACGACCAGGGCGAGATCGCCGGTTTCCGCTTGCTCGACCGCGCGGTCGGCCCGCTCCACATCGACGACGCGTTGATGGTGCCCTACTACCGCGCGCTCAAGAAACTTCTGGTCATGCTGTTCGATGAAGCCAACCAGCTACGCATTCCCGTCGCGACCGGCCAGGCGCTCTTCTTCAACAATCAGCGCGTCCAGCATGGCCGCACCGCGTTTGACGTCGGCAGCGACCGTTACATGCGCACCTGTCACGTCGAGCTCGACGAATTCTATTCGTCACTGCGCACCCTCAGCGCCCGCTTAGGCACCGACGGCGTCAACATGGTTCTGCCGGCCGGCGCCCTGGTTTGA